In Crinalium epipsammum PCC 9333, the following are encoded in one genomic region:
- a CDS encoding WGxxGxxG family protein, whose translation MKRTTLSKFVGAGVLSMSLAMGTLAMPSYAQSGTGTGTGTSTGTTQTTTDTTQQGDRDFDWGWLGLLGLLGLAGLTKKSHSEPTRYREPGEVGTGTGTRY comes from the coding sequence ATGAAACGTACTACTTTATCAAAATTTGTCGGTGCTGGCGTTCTAAGCATGAGTCTGGCTATGGGAACCCTAGCTATGCCTAGTTATGCTCAAAGTGGCACTGGTACTGGCACTGGTACTAGCACTGGTACAACTCAAACTACTACAGATACCACACAACAAGGCGATCGCGATTTTGATTGGGGCTGGTTAGGTTTACTCGGTCTACTAGGTCTAGCTGGTTTGACAAAGAAATCACATTCTGAACCTACACGCTACCGCGAACCAGGCGAAGTAGGAACCGGAACTGGAACCCGCTACTAA